The nucleotide sequence TGTCGCGGACGATGCGAAGCGCCGGCTCGGAGGGCTTGCCGAGGACCACGTCCGGTTCGCGGCCGACGACGCCGGCGACGGCGTTGATGATGGCACCCGACCCGGGGAGGTCGCCGCCGGCCGCGGGGATCAGCATGTCCGGATCGGTGCCGACGAGTGGCACGTCGTCGTCCTCGCAGGCCCGGAGCGCGGCACAGAGGCGGTCGTAGTCGAACGACCGATCGATCGAGAGGACGACGGTCTCGGCGCGGGAGGCCTCGTCGACGACGGTCAGTCCTGCGTCGGTCAACTGCTCGACGAGCGCCGGTTCGCCGACGACGAAGAGCGCGTCGTCGGCGTGGCGGTCGGTGAGGTAGGTGGTCGTGACCGTCCCGGCAGTGACGATCTCGTCGGCGTCGACGTCGAACCCCGCCCGACCCAGGCGTTCGGCGTACGCCGGCGGCCGCTTCGTCGGATTGTTCGAGACGAACAGCCGCCGACAGCCCGCGGCGGCCAGTCGGTCGAGGCCCTCCGCCGCGCCGGGGATCGGCTCGTCGCCGCGCACCACGGTCCCGTCCACGTCGAGGACGACGCCACGATAGGTCATCACGCGGGGTTGGAACCCGAGGCAGTTGAACTTCGCGCTCGGCCTGAACGCCGTTAACGATCCGTTAGGTGTCACAAGGCGTCATTAGCTAATGGGATACCCCTAGTGGACTGGCGTAACCAGAAGGGACGACCGATCGTCCCGATCCGGGAGAGCAATCATGGACGGTAACTTCGAACTCACGAGACGGCGGGCCCTCGCGGCCATCGGAAGTATCGGCGTCGCGTCGGCGGGCGCCGGTTTGGGAACGAGCGCGTACTTCAGCGATCAGGAGACGTTCGAGAACAACCAGCTCACCGCGGGAACGCTGGACATGAAGGTGGCGGCGACCGAGCACTACTCGGACTGGTCCCCCGACGAGGCGGAGTACGCCGGGATGGCGTCCGACGAGGCAGCGACGGACATTCGCCTCCCACCGGGTGGGGACCAAGCCGACGCCCGGGACATCGCGATCGACGTCGACGGCGACAACTACGCGAACTTCTTCGACGCCATCTCGACCGACGGGGACGGCGACCCGTACAACCGTGTCAACGGCGGCGTGTCGGCGGCGACCGACGGCCTCTGTGGCACCGAGAGCGACGCCGACGGCCCGGTGATCATCGACATCTCGGACGTGAAGCCCGGTGACTTCGGGGGCGCGCAGTTCGCGTTCGAGCTGTGTGACAACCCCGGATACGTCTGGCTCACCGGTGGGCTGGACTCGGCGAACGAGAACGGCGTCACCGAACCGGAGGCCGACGACCCCGACGAGGAGAGCGGCGTCGTCGAACTCCTCGACGCGATTCAGGTGACCTATAGCGTCGGCCCGATCAACGGCGACCCGTCGGGCTTCGAGGACACCGACGCGGGCTTCCAGCCCGTCGAACAGTACACTCTCCGCGAGTTCTTGGCGACCCTCGACGGCGACGGCATCGCGCTGGACGGGGATATCGACGCCGAGGTCGGCGGCGGGACCGGCGAGCAAGGCTGTTTCGCCGGCAGCCTCGACGACGGATCGGCGGTTCACCAAGTGAGCGTCGTCTGGTGGCTGCCGATCGACCACGGCAATCAGGTGCAGTCCGACTCCGCGACCTTCGAACTGGGCTTCTACACCGAGCAGTGCCGCCACAACGCGGGCGAAACCGACCTCGTCGCGTACTACCCGTTCGAGAACAGCGCCGACGACCTGAGCGGGAACGGGTACGACGGGTCGAACAGCGGCGACGTGTCGTACACGAGCGGGCAGGTCGGACGGGCGGCGTCGTTCGATGACGGAGACGCCGTTACAGTCACCCATGACGGATCGCTCACCGACCTCGCGGACTTTACCGCGTCGGCGTGGTTCCGATCGACAGAAGACGGTCGGAGGGATCAGGTCGTGTTCGGAATCCGGCAGGGATACGAAATCGTCTTCGATTCGGCCGGAGGACGAACTTCGTCCGACAATTCGCTATGGTGGGCCATCGATAACGGTACCGGCGACTGGGCCGTCAACGACACCGGTGCGGGCCCCCTCACGCTCGGCGAGTGGCATCACGCTGTACTCGTACAGGATACCGATGACGACGAGGTTCGAGTCTACGTCGACGGGTCACTAATCGTCACCGACGATGGGACTGGGGCGGTCAACTCGACGACGGGTGATCTCGGGATCGGATCTCGCGGCGATGGGTTCGGGCAGTTCGTGGGCGATGTCGATGACGTCCGCATCTACTCCCGGGCCCTCTCGGCGAGCGAGGTGCAGTCCATCTACGATTCGGCCTGACCCCCCCTCACGGAACCAAAGAGCCATTTGGACGCCGCCCTACCTTCCGGTACCGTGACGAACACGCAGCTGACACTCGTTCAGATCGACAACTACGGGCCGTGGACGGTGACGCCGGAACCGCGCCGCGAGATGGACCTCCAGACGCTCCAGTCGCGCCTCTTCGCCGACATCGCGCAGTTCGTCGGCTACCGGGGCGGATACGCCTTCTTCACCCGATTCGACAACATGGTCGCGGTGACGAACGGCTTGGACGCGGCCGACCACGAACTCCTTCAGGAGTCGATGGGGAACCGCTATCCGGTCACTCTCAGCCTCGGCGTCGGCGTCGACCCGAACCCGGCAGTCGCGCTGGAGCGGGCGACCGAGGGCCTCCAGGGTGCCGGAAGCGCACAGGACGGCGACCGGCGCGAGGTCCTCGTCGGCGAACCGATCGACGACGGGAGCGACGACGTATCCA is from Haloplanus salinarum and encodes:
- a CDS encoding HAD-IIA family hydrolase; amino-acid sequence: MTYRGVVLDVDGTVVRGDEPIPGAAEGLDRLAAAGCRRLFVSNNPTKRPPAYAERLGRAGFDVDADEIVTAGTVTTTYLTDRHADDALFVVGEPALVEQLTDAGLTVVDEASRAETVVLSIDRSFDYDRLCAALRACEDDDVPLVGTDPDMLIPAAGGDLPGSGAIINAVAGVVGREPDVVLGKPSEPALRIVRDSLGVSPSSCLVVGDRLDTDIALGERAGMTTALVRTGVSDDDDIAESDVSPDYVLDSLADVDRILG
- a CDS encoding LamG-like jellyroll fold domain-containing protein; its protein translation is MDGNFELTRRRALAAIGSIGVASAGAGLGTSAYFSDQETFENNQLTAGTLDMKVAATEHYSDWSPDEAEYAGMASDEAATDIRLPPGGDQADARDIAIDVDGDNYANFFDAISTDGDGDPYNRVNGGVSAATDGLCGTESDADGPVIIDISDVKPGDFGGAQFAFELCDNPGYVWLTGGLDSANENGVTEPEADDPDEESGVVELLDAIQVTYSVGPINGDPSGFEDTDAGFQPVEQYTLREFLATLDGDGIALDGDIDAEVGGGTGEQGCFAGSLDDGSAVHQVSVVWWLPIDHGNQVQSDSATFELGFYTEQCRHNAGETDLVAYYPFENSADDLSGNGYDGSNSGDVSYTSGQVGRAASFDDGDAVTVTHDGSLTDLADFTASAWFRSTEDGRRDQVVFGIRQGYEIVFDSAGGRTSSDNSLWWAIDNGTGDWAVNDTGAGPLTLGEWHHAVLVQDTDDDEVRVYVDGSLIVTDDGTGAVNSTTGDLGIGSRGDGFGQFVGDVDDVRIYSRALSASEVQSIYDSA
- a CDS encoding GTP cyclohydrolase IIa, which encodes MTNTQLTLVQIDNYGPWTVTPEPRREMDLQTLQSRLFADIAQFVGYRGGYAFFTRFDNMVAVTNGLDAADHELLQESMGNRYPVTLSLGVGVDPNPAVALERATEGLQGAGSAQDGDRREVLVGEPIDDGSDDVSIAHFDVNDATEKYTDRLNEFDSFIQIEQGYATLMRYLREEHGGLSFFVGGDNIIAVTPEMTSDDYRNAIDHVEEAVGVDLKVGVGRGASAHEAGMAAKHALEECRHRGTAVERGDVTADGDGE